A portion of the Blautia hansenii DSM 20583 genome contains these proteins:
- a CDS encoding ABC transporter ATP-binding protein, with protein MTGKKTTIQSTWKMNIRAWKIWWKLCPRFFFSAGISSMVKALTPYVTIFLSAQIINELSGNQDVAVLAKWVILTLTYTSLCALLNSILKHWLNYEKSSAQSIDRQVYMKKMLDLDYEDIERQPIFDLYSQIIQTKYWSGWGIYKTLLFFEELVTAFFQILGGISLSVSLFAAKVPKGSELEPINHPLFAVGILMLLLLIAVLSPICKTMGDKYMTNYAKEARLGNRFFYFFGFMSHDKKRAADLRMYQQQENICHPRMAECTMFSAHSDIAKSAMGPMGLLHALSQGMSVILTGVVYLYVCLKAWAGAFGVGSVTQYIGAITQLFGGVSAFLTTVGAMQSNGEFLVSCFHFLDIPNRMYQGSLTTEKRSDRQYEVEFRDVSFRYPDTEQWALRHINLKFQIGKRLAVVGMNGSGKTTFIKLLCRLYDPTEGQIFLNEIDIRKYKYDDYINIFSVVFQDFQLLSLPLGENVAGAARYDSELAKSCLKNAGFETRFQSMPKGLDTYLYKDLDENGIQISGGEAQKIAIARALYKDAPFIILDEPTAALDPVAEAEIYSKFNDIVTDKTTVYISHRLSSCKFCDEIAVFHEGNVVQKGTHEELISDKTGKYYELWNAQAQYYNE; from the coding sequence GTGACCGGTAAAAAAACAACTATACAATCTACTTGGAAAATGAATATAAGAGCTTGGAAAATCTGGTGGAAGCTCTGTCCCCGCTTCTTTTTTTCGGCAGGCATTTCCTCCATGGTAAAAGCATTAACTCCTTATGTAACCATCTTTCTGTCCGCTCAAATCATCAATGAGCTTTCCGGAAATCAAGATGTGGCCGTCCTTGCAAAATGGGTAATTCTGACTCTGACCTATACCTCACTCTGTGCTCTGTTAAACAGCATTTTAAAGCATTGGCTCAATTATGAAAAAAGCTCTGCTCAGTCCATTGACCGACAGGTTTACATGAAAAAAATGCTGGATTTAGATTATGAGGACATAGAACGGCAGCCGATTTTTGATTTATATTCTCAGATTATTCAGACGAAATATTGGTCCGGATGGGGAATTTATAAAACCCTCCTTTTTTTCGAAGAACTGGTTACTGCATTTTTCCAAATCCTTGGGGGAATTAGCCTGTCTGTCAGTTTATTTGCAGCCAAAGTCCCTAAAGGAAGTGAACTGGAACCCATCAATCATCCTCTTTTTGCCGTTGGAATTCTCATGCTTTTACTGCTTATTGCAGTTCTTTCCCCTATATGCAAAACCATGGGAGACAAATATATGACCAATTATGCCAAGGAGGCACGTCTTGGCAATCGCTTTTTCTATTTCTTTGGTTTTATGAGCCATGATAAAAAAAGAGCGGCAGACCTTCGTATGTATCAACAACAGGAAAATATCTGTCATCCTCGAATGGCGGAATGTACCATGTTCAGCGCACATTCCGATATCGCAAAATCTGCCATGGGACCTATGGGACTTTTGCACGCACTTTCACAAGGTATGTCTGTTATTTTAACCGGCGTTGTATATTTGTATGTATGTTTAAAAGCATGGGCAGGCGCTTTCGGAGTAGGCTCTGTCACACAATATATCGGAGCAATTACTCAGCTTTTTGGCGGTGTTTCTGCCTTCCTTACCACAGTAGGCGCTATGCAAAGCAACGGTGAATTTTTAGTCTCCTGTTTTCATTTTCTGGATATTCCAAACCGCATGTATCAAGGCAGTCTTACCACGGAAAAACGGTCGGACAGACAATATGAAGTGGAATTTCGAGATGTTTCCTTTCGCTATCCTGATACAGAACAATGGGCTTTGCGGCACATTAATTTAAAGTTCCAAATAGGCAAACGCCTTGCCGTAGTAGGTATGAACGGCAGTGGAAAAACTACGTTTATCAAACTTTTGTGCCGCCTGTATGATCCCACAGAAGGACAGATTTTCTTAAATGAAATTGACATTCGAAAGTATAAATATGACGATTATATCAACATTTTTTCCGTTGTTTTTCAAGATTTTCAGCTATTGTCGCTGCCTCTGGGAGAAAATGTTGCCGGCGCTGCACGCTATGACTCTGAACTGGCAAAATCCTGCTTAAAAAATGCCGGATTTGAAACACGCTTTCAGTCCATGCCCAAAGGCTTAGACACTTATCTTTATAAAGATTTGGATGAAAACGGTATTCAGATATCCGGAGGAGAAGCCCAGAAAATTGCCATTGCAAGAGCACTCTACAAAGATGCTCCGTTCATTATTTTAGATGAACCGACTGCTGCTTTAGATCCTGTTGCAGAGGCAGAAATTTACAGTAAGTTCAATGATATTGTAACGGATAAAACAACCGTTTATATTTCCCACCGTCTGTCTTCTTGCAAATTTTGTGATGAAATTGCCGTATTTCATGAGGGAAATGTAGTTCAGAAAGGAACACATGAGGAATTGATTAGCGATAAAACTGGAAAATATTATGAACTCTGGAATGCACAGGCGCAGTATTATAATGAATAA